The Sphingopyxis sp. CCNWLW2 genome contains the following window.
GTGGCGATCCACAATCTGTCGGCGACCGGCATGCTGATCGAAACCGCATCCGATCTGGCCATCGGTCAGCGGCTGACGGTCGCCTTGCCCGAGGCGCCCGATTGCGCCGCCACCATCGTGTGGCGCAGCGAGGCGCTCGCGGGCTGCCGTTTCGACCGGCCGCTGTCGCGCGCGGCGCTCAGCGCGGCGCAGCTGCGCAATCCGCTTCCGGGCGACGTAGATCCGGCGCGCATTCCCGACGGCGACGAAATGCTGGCGCAGCGCCTGCTCCGGCTGCGGAAAGAACGCGGCCTCAGCCGCGCGGCGCTTTCGGATCTGACCGGGTTCAGCCGACCCAGCATCTGGGCATGGGAAAGCGGCAAGACCGTGCCGCGGCGCAGCAACCTGCCCGCGCTGGCCGAGGTTTTTGGCATTTCGGAGCAGGAACTGATCGCCGGCGGACCATCAGCGGCACATGCCGATCCCGCCGCGAGCGCGCAGCAAATGCATGCGCTGGTCCGCGCGAGCCGCGAAGAGATCGCCGCGCTCGCCGGCGTCGATCCCGCCAAGGTCAAGATCACGATCGAATATTGACGGGCCGCGCGCCCTATCGTGCGGGCAACAACAAACTCGCGTCGCCAT
Protein-coding sequences here:
- a CDS encoding helix-turn-helix domain-containing protein; the encoded protein is MPIHAMIEQRQTGESTRGAPRMHMRFEAAGSLEGSEGTTVAIHNLSATGMLIETASDLAIGQRLTVALPEAPDCAATIVWRSEALAGCRFDRPLSRAALSAAQLRNPLPGDVDPARIPDGDEMLAQRLLRLRKERGLSRAALSDLTGFSRPSIWAWESGKTVPRRSNLPALAEVFGISEQELIAGGPSAAHADPAASAQQMHALVRASREEIAALAGVDPAKVKITIEY